DNA from Rosa rugosa chromosome 6, drRosRugo1.1, whole genome shotgun sequence:
CCCCGACCGCCCGGACCTTCTCGCTCCGGCCATCGACCTCAACGGCTTCCTCAGCGGCGATCCTGCCATCGTCGCGAACTCGATTCGTTCGGTCGACGAGGCCTGCAAGAAGCATGGATTCTTCCTCATTGTGAACCACGGAGTTGAACCGGAGCTCATTGCGAAAGCTCACGAGTACATGGACGTGTTCTTTGAGATGAAGCTCTCGGAGAAGCAAAGGGCTCAGAGGAAGGTTGGTGAGAGCTACGGTTATACTAGTAGCTTCACCGGCAGGTTTAACTCCAAACTTCCATGGAAAGAAACACTTTCTTTCAGGTACTCTGCTGAGAGCCAGAGCTCTACAGTCGTTAAGGACTACTTTGTGAATGTGTTGGGTGAAGATTTCAGAGAAATCGGGTAATAATACACTGTGATTTCACCTCCTACTACTTTGCCTATGGTACTGTGATGACATTCATTCATTTTACATATAATTGGATCGAAATTACGACATTAACAATAAAATTATCACATAAATTTTGTACTGTTTATGTATAACTGAACTAAAGTTATAACCTTGAAAACAAATTTGTTCACAGACATCGGTTATAAATGGAGCAATTAcctaaaataaaattaagattacacaaagtatATGACTGATGTTAATTACAATCgataaaaacaaaattttcagTGAGATCTCATAGATCTTATACTGATGGTCTAAATGATAGATCATTTTCTCAAATTATAGATGTCAAATACAACATCTCTCcgacattttttttctttttttaagatATGTTTCTCTATTTTATTCTATTCTTTCCAATATTTAATTTAGTACATTTTAGTTGATTTACCGAGAAATTCCATATAATTTTCAGCAATACCTAAATTCTTTAGATAGCTCTGCCGATATACCCTTGTTTTTAGACCTTAGTTATCCGAGATATCCAATATTGTGGTCATTGCTTTTACTTATGTGCTGGTCTTTCTAGGAAGTTCTACCAAGAATACTCGGAAGTGATGAACAAACTATCCAATGGGATACTGGAGCTACTGGGACTGAGCCTGGGAGTTGCGCGGGAGTACTTCAAAGAGTTCTACGATGGAAACGATTCGATCATGAGGTTGAACTACTATCCAATGTGCCAAAAACCAGATCTGACACTGGGAACTGGGCCTCACTGTGATCCCACTTCCTTGACAATCCTTCATCAGGATCAAGTAGGGGGGCTTGAAGTGTTTTTGGATGAGAAGTGGCACACCGTTACTCCTGTCCTTGGTTCTTTCGTTGTCAACATTGGTGATACTTTCATGGTAAGTTAACTATATTCATTAATATGTATCGCAATGGAATAGCATGCAGAAGCACTAGTACTAATATCATTGCACCTATACTGCATTCACCTTAACCACTCTAGAGTTATCTATTTAGGTTGGATTTTACAATGCAGTTAGGCATTGGTACTGTTAGTCGTACTTTTTTGTGCAGCAATCAGTATGGATCACTCTTCAAGCTCACTAATTTGTCATACTATATAAAGCACTGAAGACGAGTTTAGCCACATTGGTCGGGTTATTGTTTGGAAGGGCTCAATTAGGTCTATGGACCTTTCTAGATATTGGATGTCACCATCTGGATAGGCTTCGGCAATATTATTAGTAAACTAGTGTCACTTTTCTACTCTCGTCGACTTTAAGCCTCCAAACCATGTCTTGGCCTCTAATTTACACACCTACAGGCTACATCCTTGAGTTGGAGAAAAATAGGGATTCATTaatgttatttttctttgttggCTGAATTAAATGTTACTTTCTATATGCTAATATATGCTTTCCGCATGATGTGAACTTTCAGGCTCTGTGCAATGGTATTTACAAGAGCTGCTTGCACAGGGCTGTGGTAAACAACAGAACTGTAAGGAAATCTCTTGCTTTCTTTCTCAATCCAAACAAGGACAGAGTAGTGACTCCACCAGCAAGTTTGATCAGTGCTGATAACCCGAGATTGTACCCGGACTTTACTTGGCCTACTCTGCTAGAGTTTACCCAGAAACACTACAGGGCTGACATGAGCACCATTGATGCTTTCTCGGACTGGATTAATGAGCAGAAAGGTggagaggaaaagaaagaacaagGAAACTAGGGAGTCTGTTTAGTGCTTTGGTAGTGTACAAGGgaataaagaaataaagggACTCCAGATTATCTAAATTTTAGTTTTCTGTCAATTCAAGCATGAAATGTGGTGGACAAGGCTTGGGCCTATGGTCCCTACCAGATGAGCCCCAAAACTGGGGAATTGGTATTTTTAACCTCATTTTAGGAAATGCCAAAGGCAAACTCTAGGGTACTTTTCACATTTCAGGGCTGAAATATTAAATGATAATATCAAGGATAACAATTAACAAACATAAGATTGAAGGAAAGAAATTAGAGAAAGCTGCATCCAAGCATCATGCTCAACACTCAATCACCAACTGCAACATcattaagaaaacaaaacaaaaggaagacAGGGCTAGTGCTCTAACCAATTAATATAAGTGATTCGCTACAAATTACACTATCCACGTGAGAGGTATTGTTCAAAGAATACAGCATCTTGGACAATTGATCCTAATCATGTTTCGCATCTTAGCTTCAAACAAAATAAGGTATGAGTTTATTATACAGGTCATTAAGGCAAAGAATTTGTTGCTACCCGGTTCCAATGGGTGACAATCGATGGAATGGAATTGAATGAATTACAAATGGAATAAACAATGGTGGAATGTGGTAAAGAGAAAGCCAATACCTTCTCTAGATTACCACAAATAACCTAAGTGACTTGTCAGATGAAGATACCAAGGAGCAGGTGAACGAGACAGAGTATCCACTATTTACGTAAATCCCCATTTTCAGATTCATTCACTTAGC
Protein-coding regions in this window:
- the LOC133716623 gene encoding gibberellin 20 oxidase 1-like, encoding MLAMPVPAPAEQTLMVFDSQVIQYQSNIPSQFIWPDHEKPSPDRPDLLAPAIDLNGFLSGDPAIVANSIRSVDEACKKHGFFLIVNHGVEPELIAKAHEYMDVFFEMKLSEKQRAQRKVGESYGYTSSFTGRFNSKLPWKETLSFRYSAESQSSTVVKDYFVNVLGEDFREIGKFYQEYSEVMNKLSNGILELLGLSLGVAREYFKEFYDGNDSIMRLNYYPMCQKPDLTLGTGPHCDPTSLTILHQDQVGGLEVFLDEKWHTVTPVLGSFVVNIGDTFMALCNGIYKSCLHRAVVNNRTVRKSLAFFLNPNKDRVVTPPASLISADNPRLYPDFTWPTLLEFTQKHYRADMSTIDAFSDWINEQKGGEEKKEQGN